The Sulfuricella sp. nucleotide sequence AGAGAAGAACTGTTCTTGCCAAACGGCTGCGCTTCCTGCCACGGTGGTGGGAACAAGGACTTTGCAACCCGTGGCGGCAAGACCGGCGGCGGATTTCTTGCGTTTGACTTCAACGTTTTCGGGTACGGAGCGCTGACATCCCGGGCAGATAATGAAGCCAATGTGAAGAAGCTTAATAAAGGGGTGCTAATGACAAAACCGCCCAGCGCCGTGAAAAGTCTGATAAGCGGGCTCTACGGCGGCACTAAACTGCCGTTGGCCACGCAGAACTCGGCTTACATGCCAAGCGACTGGGCTGGCGAGCCAGCACTCTGGAAGGTCGTTGTAACAGATTGTCAGGGCTGCCATACCCTGTCCGAAACTGAAGTACGGAACCTCGAGTACTGGAAAGATAACGTCGGGTCATTCCGTGAGGAAGTTCTCAAAAAGAAACTCATGCCGAATTCGCCTTATGCAAACAGGCGTTTCTGGAATACGAACAATCATCAGATCGTGGAGGATGCACTCAAACGCTTCCGCCCGTGATCAGTGATCTGAATTAGTCACTGTTCATATCACGGCTCTGTGCCAGGTGTCACTAAACAGGCGGTTGCTCCGGCAGCCGCCTGTTTTCTTTTCCAGGGTTTATGGAGCGGCTGGGCTGCGTAGCGCGTCCAGGGTTTAACTTGCCAATAAATGCCTGCGGAGTATGATTTTCCTCTCTCCGATCACCCGCAAGAAAAAGAGCAAATATGCTGTTGCTGGGACTTGAACTTGAAACAGGCGGCGCCTTCACTGCTCCGCCGGAAACGAATTTCATCACCAAAATCGGCCTGGTGCTCTGGGATACCGAATTTGTGCAGCCGGTCGATTTCCTTTCCCCGCTCTTCAAGCCCAATCGCCCGGCCGGCATTCGCACCCAGTGCGACGTCGATTGCCCGCGCAATTGCGCGAGCTGCAACCTGATTTGCCTGGCCGGCTTCCACGGCATGGTGAATCCATTCCGCCGCCGCTCGCCGTTTCCAGGATAATGCCCGGCATGCGGCAACGTTCTGAAATTCTGACCCTCGAATCCGCCGGTCGCGGCCTTTATGCCTTTACCGAGCGGGTGGCGCGCTGGGTGGGACAGTCCGGTTTTTCGGACGGCCTGCTGACCCTGTTTGTCCAGCATACTTCCGCCAGCCTCCTGATCCAGGAAAATTACGATCCCGATGTGCAGGCTGATCTGGAGCGCTTTTTCGCCAGACTGGTGAAGGATGGCGACCCTCTTTTCGCGCACAGCCTGGAAGGCCCGGACGACATGCCGGCGCATGTGCGCGCTGCGCTGACCCAGACCCATCTCTCCATTCCAGTGCGGCAGGGTGTAATGATGCTGGGGTCGTGGCAGGGCATCTATTTGTACGAACATCGTTATCAGCCGCAGCAGCGCAGGGTGGCGATCCATTTGATCGGGGAATGAATTTGGTGATCAGGAAAAATTTTCTGCGTTTGCTGTTTGCATTGCTGGGCATCCTGAGTGTGGATGCCGCCCTGGCAGCAGCGTTGAATGACGTGAACGCCGTGCCTCATCTCAATGCCGCCGGGCGCGATGGTTACCTGGCTTTCCTGCAGGCCGGTCAGCATCGTGCCTTTGCCATCGCGCCAGGCGGCGCCTGGGCCTGGAAGGACGGTGAAGTGACGGCGGACATGGCTGCCGATGCGGCGTTGCAGTCCTGTCAGAACAGCACGGCTCAAACCTGCGTGCTCTATGCGTTGGACGATCGGGTGGTATTCGATGCGAAAGACTGGAGCACCTTGTGGCGGCCTTACCGGAACCGGGCCGCGGCCGCAAAAGCCAGCACAGGCAAGGCACGCGGCGAGCGTTTTTTCGATCTTGCCGTCAAATCGCCATCCGGCAAGGCCATGAAGCTCTCTGATTTGCGCGGCAAGGTCCTGCTGCTGCATTTCTGGGGAACCTGGTGCCCGCCGTGCCGCAATGAAATGCCTGAATTGCAGAAGCTGCACCAGGCACTGGGCGGATCATCCGGCATCCAGATGGTGTTGTTGCAGATGCGCGAGGACCATGGCACTGCCAGCCTGTGGATGGATGCGCAAGGCTTCAAGCTGCCGCTATTCGATTCCGGCGTGGCGGATGCCGGTTCGGATACCTTGACCCTGGCCAATGGCAAGCAGATTCGCGACCGCGAACTGGCCCGGGTGTTTCCCACCACCTATGTGCTGGACAAGCACGGAATGGTGGTATTTTCCCATGTTGGACCGGTATCGGGCTGGCTGCAATATCTGCCTTTTTTACGTGATGTGGCAGCGAAGTCCGGCAAATAGGGAGGAGTGATTCCCGGCGCCGAAAATGAAGCCGGGCGCCGGTCGGGCGGGTTTGTATTATTTTGCAGCCGGCGTTTTGAGTTCCGGCGTCAGGTGTGGCGCGATCACTTGAAGCAGTTGCCCGAAAACTTTCGGGTTGCCTGCGATGATGTTGCCGCTTGCGAGGTAATTCTCGTTGCCTTCGAAGTCGCCTACCAGGCCACCGGCTTCCTGCACCAGCAGGCAGCCCGCAGCGATATCCCAGGGCTTCAGGCCAATCTCGAAAAAGCCGTCAAAACGGCCTGCGGCGGTATAAGCCAGATCGAGTGCGGCCGAGCCCGGACGGCGCAGCCCGGCGGTTTTCTGGATGAGGTCGCGGAACATGCCCATGTAGGCATCGATATGGGCGAAGTTGGTATAGGGGAAACCGGTGCCGATCAGCGCGTTTTTGAGATGTGTTTCCTTGGTAACGCGCAGGCGGCGATCGTTGAGGTAGGCGCCGCGGCCCTTGGTGGCGGTAAAGAGATCGTTTCGGACCGGGTCGTAGATCACCGCCTGGTTCAGAACGCCTTTATGAAGCAGGGCGATAGATACCGCATATTGCGGAAAGCTGTGGAGGAAGTTGGTGGTGCCATCGAGCGGATCGATAATCCACTGGTATTCGGATTCGCCGCGAACACCGCTTTCTTCTGCTAAAATTTCGTGGCTCGGATAGGCTTCCAGCAGGATTTCAATTATCGCGTCTTCTGCGGCGCGATCCACTTCGCTGACAAAATCATTGTGGTTTTTGCTTTTGACCGTCAGTTTGTCGATGTCGAGAGAGGCGCGGTTGATGATGTTGCCGGCGCGGCGCGCGGCCTTGACCGCGATGGTGAGCATGGGATGCATAGTGGTTTCGATGACTTTTAATGAACAGGAATTTGGCGCTATTTTACATGGGAAAGACCAGTTTTGAGTAACTCCGTGCTGGACAACATTCGTGTCGTGCTGAGTCACCCCAGTCACCCCGGCAATATCGGCGCGGCGGCGCGGGCCATGAAGACCATGGGACTGCACAATCTTTTTCTGGTGAACCCCAGGCAATTTCCCGATGCGATGGCCGATGCGATGGCCTCCGGCGCGAATGACGTGTTGCAGAATGCCGTGGTCTGCTCCAGCCTGGAGCCTGCCTTGCAGGGCGCGGTGCTGGTAGTGGGGCTGACCGCGCGGCACCGCGACCTGTCGCATACCATGTTGACCTTGCGTCAGGCGGCGCCGCAAATACTGGAACGGGCAGGCGAAGCGCCAGTGGCGCTGCTGTTTGGGACGGAGATGTCCGGGCTGTCCAACACCGAACTGGAAAAATGCCAGCTGCTGATTACCATCCCGGTCAATCCCGAATACAGTTCACTCAATCTGGCTGCCGCGGTACAAGTGGTGAGTTATGAGTTGCGCACCTGCGGTATCGTGACGGAGCCCATATCAAAAGACTTTCCCCCGGCCGCTTTCGAGGATGTGGAGCGGCTCTATGAGCATCTGGAGCGCACCCTGATCGAGATTGATTTTCTTGATCCCCTGGATCCGCGGCGCCTGATGACGAGATTGCGGCGCCTGTTTGCCCGCGCCGGGATGGAAAAGGAAGAAGTAAATATACTGCGGGGAATTTTGACGAAGGCCTGTCGAGGGCGGGTCCCCAAGTAAATAGTTGACTAAATCACTTGGTTATAGAATAATGCGATCATTGTATCCTTTTAGACATCATGTTCAAACATCTGCGTGAAGATATTGCAGTGGTGTTCGACCGCGACCCCGCTGCCCGCTCCCGTTGGGAGGTGTTGACCTCCTACCCCGGCGTGCATGCCGTTCTATTTCATCGCCTGACACATCGTTTGTGGGGGTGGCGGCTTTTCTGGCTGGCGCGGTTTACCGCGCATTTCGCACGCTGGATAACGGGTATCGAAATTCACCCTGGCGCCAGGATTGGACGGCGCGTGTTCATCGACCATGGCATGGGCGTGGTGATCGGGGAAACGGCAGAACTGGGCGATGATGTCACGCTGTATCACGGCGTCACCCTGGGCGGTACCTCATGGAAAAAAGGCAAGCGCCATCCCACGCTCGGCAAGGGCGTGGTGATCGGCGCCGGAGCCAAGGTTCTGGGTCCGATCCACATTGGCGATGGCGCCAAGATCGGCTCGAATGCGGTGGTGGTAAAGGACGTCCCAGCGGGTGCCACGGCGGTGGGTATCCCGGCACGCATTCTGGATGGCGAACAGGCCGAAAAGCGGGAAAGCCAGGCCACAATAATGGGGTTTTCCGCCTATGCCATCAGCGAGGACATGAATGATCCCATGGTCAAGGCGGTGCATAGCCTGCTGGATCATACGGTGATAACCGACCATCGTATCCAGCAGATACTGGATCATCTCTCTCGTCTTGGGGTGGAAATCAGCGATGCTGAAAAGGATACGGAAAAGTTCGATGTCAGTTATTTGAATAAAATAGTTGACTAAAATGGTATGGTTTAATATAGTGTTTGCAAGATGTACCCATTACAAAGAGGCTAAACATGCGTTTGACCACCAAAGGACGTTTTGCGGTAACGGCGATGATTGATCTGGCCATGCGTCATGGCGAGGGGCCGGTCACCCTGGCCGGGATCAGCGATCGGCAACGAATTTCCTTGTCATATCTGGAGCAGCTTTTCGGCAAGCTGAGACGTTACGGCCTGGTTGAGAGCGTGCGCGGTCCGGGTGGCGGTTATTGTCTGGCCATGGGGCTGGAAGGGATTACCGTGGCGGATATTATCCAGGCGGTGGATGAGCCGATTGACGCTACCAAGTGTGGCGGTTTGGGCAATTGCCACGATGATCTTCCCTGTATGACGCATGATCTGTGGACCAATCTCAATGTGAAAATTTTCGATTATCTGCAATCCGTGAATCTGGCCCAGCTGGTCGCTTCGCAACAGGGAAGCAAGCATCAGACACATTTGGATCATCGTTTCAAGCATGGCGAGGCGGCGCTTCTGTCGTGATCATGGCCCAGGGGTATTTCGATCACAATGCCACTACGCCCCTCGACGAGAGTGTGCTGGCGCGAATGATGCCCTACATGCAGGAGCAGTTCGGTAATCCCTCTAGCCGTCATGGCTTTGGCCGGGCAGCGCGCCAGGCGGTTGATGAGGCGCGCGAGCGGGTGGCGGACGCGGTGGGCGCACACCCCTCACAGATAATTTTTACCAGCGGTGGCACCGAGGCAAATAACCTGGCCATTCGCGGGATGGCGGCAGCGCTGCCGCCATCCCAGGTGATATGGGGCAGCATCGAGCATCCCTGTGTGGCGAAGCCGTGCCAGAGCCTGAAGGCACAGGGCTGGATGTCGCGCCCGCTGGAGGCGGATGCTGCTGGCCGGTTTGACATGAATGATCTAGCTCGGGCATTGGAGTCGACGACGGGCCTGGTCAGCGTGATGCTGGTCAATAACGAGACCGGCGTGTTGCAGGATGTGGCTGAAGTGGCAAAACAGGCGCGTGCGGCGGGTGCCCGGGTGCACACTGATGCAGTGCAGGCACTGGGCAAGGTCAGGCTGGATTTCGCGGAACTTGGCGTGCATGCCATGAGCCTGTCGTCGCACAAGGTTTATGGGCCGAAAGGCGTTGGCGCGCTGGTGCTCGACAAGCGCGTCGAATTGATGCCCCAGATGACCGGGGGCGGGCATGAAAAAGGTTTGCGTGCCGGCACCGAGAATGTGCCGGGTATTGTCGGCTTTGCCGCAGCCTGTGAGCTGGCGCTCGGGCGCATGGAGCTGGATGCGGAACGGCTTGGCCGGATGAGAGACGAGCTTGAGGCGGGTGTTGCGGTTCTGGGTGGCGTGATATTCGGTGCCAGGGCACAGCGTCTCGCAAATACCAGTTATTTTGCCTTTCCTGGCATCGAAGGAGAAACGTTGTTGATTGCGCTGGATCGCGCGGGCTTTGCGGTGGCCAGCGGCTCGGCCTGCGCCAGCGGCAGTTCCGAGCCAAGCCCAGTTCTGCTGGCCATGGGCGTCGAGCCGGAGCTGGCCAAAGGCGCGATCCGGGTGAGCCTGGGGCGTGGCAACAACATGCAGCAGACAGAATCATTTATCAGGGTCTTGCAGGTGGAGTTGGAGCGTTTGCGAGCCCTGTCAGCCGTAGCAGTCATGTGACTTTTTGGAGAATGTAATGAAGTTGCCGATTTACCTGGATTATTCCGCAACGACGCCGGTGGACCCCCGCGTGGCGGAACAAATGATCCCCTACCTGACCGAGAAATTCGGTAATCCGGCCAGCCGCTCCCACGCTTTTGGCTGGGAGGCCGACGAAGCGGTGGAGAACGCCCGCAAGCAGGTGGCCGGGCTGGTTAATGCCGACCCCAAGGAAATTGTCTGGACCTCCGGCGCGACTGAATCCAACAACCTCGCCATCAAGGGCGCAGCGCACTTCTACTCGGGCAAGGGCAAGCACCTCATCACCGTGGCCACCGAGCACAAGGCGGTGCTGGACACCTGCCGCGAGCTGGAGCGCCAGGGCTACGAGGTGACTTACCTCATTCCCGAATCCAATGGCCTGATTGATCTGGATAAATTCACCGCGGCGATCCGCCCCGATACCATTCTGGCCTCGGTGATGTACGTCAACAACGAAATCGGCGTGATCCAGGATATTCCCGCACTGGGCGAAATCTGCCGCAGCAAGGGTGTGATCTTCCACGTGGATTCCGCTCAGGCCAGCGGCAAGGTGGTAATCGACCTGCAAAAGCTGAAAGTGGACCTGATGTCCTTTTCCGCGCACAAAATATACGGCCCCAAGGGCATCGGCGCCCTGTATGTGCGCCGCAAGCCGCGTATCCGCCTCGAAGCGCAGATGCACGGCGGCGGCCACGAGCGCGGTATGCGCTCCGGCACGCTCCCCACCCACCAGATCGTGGGCATGGGCGAAGCATTCCGCATTGCGAAGGAAGAAATGGCGGCGGAAAACGAGCGCACACGCATGCTGCGCGACCGTCTCTACAATGGCCTCAAGGAAATCGAGGAGGTGTATATCAACGGCGACATGGACAACCGCGTGCCGCATAATCTCAATATCAGCTTCAGTTTCGTCGAGGGCGAATCGCTCATCATGGCGATCAAGGATCTCGCGGTATCGAGCGGCTCGGCCTGCACTTCCGCCAGCCTGGAGCCTTCCTATGTGCTGAAATCCCTGGGGCACAGCGACGAGCTGGCGCACAGCTCGATCCGCTTCTCCATCGGCCGTTTCACCACCGAGGAAGAAATCGACTACGCGATACAGCTGCTCAGGAACAAGATCGGCAAGCTGCGCGAACTCTCGCCGCTGTGGGAAATGTTCAAGGACGGCATCGATTTGAATACCGTGCAGTGGGCGGCACATTGATTAACTGGTGAGGCGTGAGGGGGTAGGGGTGAGGGGGAAACTCCTCGCCTCACCCCTCACCCCTCTCCCCTAACCGGAGATTTACTATGGCATACAGCGAAAAAGTACTGGATCACTACGAAAATCCGCGCAACGTCGGCTCTTTCGCCAAAGAGGAAGAAGGCGTGGCGACCGGCATGGTCGGCGCGCCGGCATGCGGCGACGTGATGAAGCTGCAGATCCGGGTCAACAAGGATGGCGTGATCGAGGACGCCAAGTTCAAGACCTATGGCTGCGGTTCGGCTATCGCATCGAGTTCCCTGGTGACCGAATGGGTCAAGGGCAAGACGCTGGATCAGGCGCTGGACATCAAGAATACCCAGATCGCCGAAGAGCTGGCTCTGCCCCCGGTGAAGATTCACTGCTCGATCCTGGCTGAAGACGCAATCAAGGCCGCCGTGGCCGACTACAAGGCCAAGCATGGCGAAAACGTGGTGACCGATGCCTGCAAGGGAGCGTGCTGATCATGGGTATCACAATGACCGAACAGGCTGCCAGACACGTCAGCAATTTCCTGGCCAAACGCGGCAAGGGTGTGGGTCTGCGCCTCGGCGTGCGCACTTCGGGTTGCTCCGGCATGGCTTACACGATTGAATTCGCCGACGAAATCGGTGCTGATGATTTGCAGTTCGACAGCCACGGCGTGAAAGTGCTGATCGATGCCAAGAGCCTGCCCTATCTGGATGGCACCGAACTGGACTACACCCGCGAAGGGCTGAGCGAGGGCTTCAAGTTCAACAACCCCAACGTCAAGAACGCTTGCGGTTGCGGCGAGAGCTTTAACGTATAACTCTGATGCACTTCGATTTCAGCAAAAACCATTTCGAGCTGTTCGGCCTGGCATCCGCGTTCCACATCGACATGGAGCGCCTGGACCTGGCCTACCGCGAAATCCAGACACTGGTCCATCCCGACAAATTCGCCCACCTGGGCGAGCAGGAAAAGCGCCTGTCGATGCAGTGGGCGACGCATGTCAACGAAGCCTATCAGACCCTGAAAAAGCCGCTCTCCCGTGCGCGCTACCTGTTGCATCTGCATGGCGTGGATACGCAGGAGGAAAGCAACACCGCCATGCCGGCGGAATTCCTCATGGCCCAGATGGAGTGGCGCGAGGCCATCATGGAGGCCAGGGAGGCGCAGGATGTCGCGGACATGGAGCAATTGCACAACCGCCTGCGCGCGGAAATGCGTGCACAGCATCAGGAACTGGGATGCCTGCTGGACGAGCAGGCGGACTACCAGGGGGCATCCGGACTGGTGCGCAAGCTGAAATTCATGGAAAAGCTGGGCGAGGAAATTGATGGCGCCCTGGAGTTGATGGAAGCTTAACCCCCCTCAGTCCCCCCTTATCAGGGGGGAAGCCGCTTTTCTCCTCCCCTGACAAGGGGAGGCCGGGAGGGGTTGGGGTCTGTTTAAAAAGGATTTTCATGGCATTACTGCAAATCGCCGAACCCGGCATGAGCGCCGCGCCCCACCAGCACCGGTTGGCGGTGGGCATAGACCTGGGTACCACCAATTCGCTGGTGGCCACGGTGCGCAGCGCGCTTGCCGTGGTGCTGAACGATGAAAATGGCCGTTCCCTGCTGCCGTCGGTGGTGCGTTATCGCGCCGATGGCGTGGAGGTCGGCTGTCATGCCATGCACGCGCAGGCGACGGACCCGCAAAATACCATTGTTTCGGTGAAGCGTTTCATGGGGCGCGGCCTGTCTGATATCGCCGATGCGGCGCACATGCCCTACCATTTTGTGGACGAGCCCGGGATGGTGCAAATCAGCACGGTTGCCGGGGTTAAAAGCCCGGTGGAGGTGTCTGCCGAAATCCTCAAGGTGCTGCGCCAGCGCGCGGAAAAATCCCTGGGCGGCGAACTGGTGGGCGCCGTCATCACCGTGCCGGCCTATTTCGACGAAGCCCAGCGCCAGGCCACCAAGGATGCGGCCCGGCTGGCAGGTATCAACGTGCTGCGCCTGCTCAACGAACCGACTGCCGCCGCCGTGGCCTATGGCCTCGACAATGGCTCAGAGGGCGTGTTCGCGGTGTTCGATCTGGGTGGCGGCACTTTCGATATTTCCATTCTCAAGCTTTCCCGCGGCGTGTTCGAGGTGCTATCCACCAATGGTGATTCCGCCCTGGGTGGAGATGACTTCGACCATCGGATTTATTGCTGGATACTTGAACAGGCCAGCCTTTCAGGATTGAACCACAGGGATGTCCGCTTGCTGCAGACCCATGCCCGCGCGGCCAAGGAAGTCCTGACCGAGCACGAGGAAGCGACGATTACCGCCGTGCTTTCCACGGGCGAGACGGTGGATCTGACCCTGAACACGGAAATATTTGCCAGCATCACCAAAAGCCTGGTCAGCAAGACCCTGGCGCCGACCCGCAAGGCCCTGCGCGATGCCGGGCTGTCGGTCGATGATATCAAGGGCGTGGTCATGGTCGGCGGCTCCACCCGCATGCCGATCATTCAGCACGCCGTGGGTGATTTTTTTGCCCAGGAACCGCTCAATAACCTTGACCCGGACAAGGTGGTGGCGCTGGGTGCCGCGATCCAGGCCAATGTGCTGGCAGGCAACCGGAGCGAAGACGACTGGCTGCTGCTGGACGTGATTCCGCTGTCGCTGGGCCTGGAAACCATGGGTGGCCTGGTGGAGAAAGTCATTCAGCGCAATTCCACCATCCCCGTGGCGCGCGCGCAGGAATTCACGACTTACAAGGACGGCCAGACCGCCATGAGCATCCACGTGGTGCAGGGCGAGCGCGAACTGGTCAGCGACTGCCGCTCGCTGGCGAAATTCGAGCTGCGCGGCATTCCTCCCATGGTGGCCGGGGCGGCGCGCATCCGCGTCACCTTCCAGGTCGATGCCGATGGCCTGCTCTCGGTCACGGCGCGCGAGCAGAGCACCGGCGTGGAGTCCTCGGTAACGGTCAAGCCTTCCTATGGCTTGAGTGACGAACAGATCACCGGGATGCTGCAAGCCTCGCTCACGTATGCCAGGGACGACATGCTGGCTCGCACCTTGCAGGAGGCACGGGTGGAAGGTGGCCGCCTGATCGAGGCGGTGGAAGCGGCGCTGGAAGAGGATTCTCATCTGCTGAAAGCGGGCGAGGGCGACAAAATCGCCGCCATGATCGAGCAGTTGCGCGCGGCCATAGCCGGCGACGACCACCGCCGCGTGACCCAGGCGGTGGAAACCCTCAACCACGCCACCGAATCCTTCGCCGCGCGGCGCATGGACGCCAGTGTCAACAAGGCCCTGACAGGGCACAAGCTGGAAGAACTGGAATCCTGAATGAGCTAAACCACGGAGCACACGGAGATCACGGAGAATGACGATCTTGCTTTTTTCTCTGTGATCTCCGTGTGCTCCGTGGTTATTAAAAAATGTGAGAATTAAACATGCCCCAACTGATCGTACTGCCCCACGTAGAACTGTGCCCCGAGGGCGCGGTGATCGAAGCCAAACCCGGTGTGTCCATCTGCGATACGCTGCTCGAAAATGGTATTGAAATCGAGCATGCCTGCGAGAAATCCTGCGCCTGCACCACCTGCCACGTGATCGTGCGCGAGGGACTGGAATCCCTCAACGAAGCCGAGGAACTGGAAGAAGACATGCTCGACAAGGCCTGGGGCCTGGAGCCGAACTCGCGCCTGTCCTGCCAGACCATCGTGGACGCTCAGGATCTGGTGATCGAGATCCCCAAGTACACCATCAACATGGTCAAGGAAGGGCATCACTAACATGAAGTGGACCGATGTGCACCAGATTGCCGAGGCGCTGTATGACAGCCAGCCCGATACCGATCCCCAGTACGTGCGCTTCACCGACTTGCACCAGTGGGTGACGCAACTGGACGGATTCAGCGACGACCCCAACCGCTCCAACGAAAAAATTCTCGAAGCCATCCAGATGGCATGGATGGAAGAAGCCGAATAAGCGCTTCATGATCGACGGGTAAGCCCATTTCGGCAGGTTTCATGCCATGTTAAACTTCTGCTCCAAAGAGGGTGGAAATGGCTGAAGACAGCGATCTTGAACGTACAGAACCCGCGTCGTCGCGGCGGATAGAGCAGGCAAGGGAGAAGGGCCAGGTCGCGCGCTCGCGCGAGCTGACCACGGTTGCCATCCTGCTCGCTGCGGGCGGCGGCCTGATTTTCATGGGGGGGGGCATGATGGAGCATCTGCGCTCCATGATGCGAAATAGCCTGACGCTGGACCGGGCTGTCATTTTCAATCCAGGTCAGATGCTGCAACAACTGCATCTGCATTCGCTGGATATCTTGCTGACTATTCTCCCTTTTCTTGGTTTGTTGATGGTCGTCACCGTGGCTTCATCCGTGGTGATTTCCGGCTGGCTGTTTTCGGCCCAGGCACTGGAACCGGATTTTTCTCGCCTCAATCCCCTGAAAGGGGTCACCCGCATCATTTCCTGGTCCGGCATGGCGGAAATGGTCAAGGCCATTGCCAAAACCGCACTCATTGGCGGTGTGGCCTTGTGGGTGGTGTGGCAGGACGTGAATGAAATCCTGTCGCTGGTGGCTGAGCCACTCGATTCCGGACTCCCTCATGCGGCTCGCATGGTGGGTTTCACTTTCATGGCGGTGTCCGGATCCATGCTGTTGATTGTCGCGATCGATGTTCCTTTTCAGTTGTGGAATCATGCAAAGCAACTGCGTATGACCAAGGAAGATGTGCGGCAGGAATCCAAGGAAACCGAGGGCGATCCGCATGTCAAGGCGCGGATTCGCCAGCTTCAGCGTGAATCGGCGCGGCGCCGCATGATGTCCGAGGTGCCCAAGGCCGACGTGATCGTTACCAACCCGACCCACTATGCAGTGGCTCTGCGCTATCAGGAAGGCAAGATGGGCGCGCCACAGGTGGTGGCCAAGGGTGCTGCGCTGCTGGCGCAACGCATTCGTGAGCTGGGCGAGGAAAACCGGGTGCCCATTCTGGAAGCGCCGCCACTGGCCCGCGCCCTCTACCGGCACGCAGAACTGGGTCAGGAAATCCCCGCCAAGCTGTATACTGCGGTGGCGGAGGTGCTGGCTTATATCTACCAGCTACGCCGCTACCGCACTTATGGCGGTACCGCGCCCGAAACGCCGCGCGAGTTGCCGGTGCCGCCGGAACTGGATTTTGTAAGGGAAGCAGTTTGATTCAATCAGAGGTTGCTAAATGAATGCCCGGGTGGACGCTCCGCCCCTGCTAAACCGCCGTGGCCTGAAAGGCCTGGTGGGGCCGGTTCTTATCATCCTGATTCT carries:
- the iscX gene encoding Fe-S cluster assembly protein IscX — encoded protein: MKWTDVHQIAEALYDSQPDTDPQYVRFTDLHQWVTQLDGFSDDPNRSNEKILEAIQMAWMEEAE
- the flhB gene encoding flagellar biosynthesis protein FlhB yields the protein MAEDSDLERTEPASSRRIEQAREKGQVARSRELTTVAILLAAGGGLIFMGGGMMEHLRSMMRNSLTLDRAVIFNPGQMLQQLHLHSLDILLTILPFLGLLMVVTVASSVVISGWLFSAQALEPDFSRLNPLKGVTRIISWSGMAEMVKAIAKTALIGGVALWVVWQDVNEILSLVAEPLDSGLPHAARMVGFTFMAVSGSMLLIVAIDVPFQLWNHAKQLRMTKEDVRQESKETEGDPHVKARIRQLQRESARRRMMSEVPKADVIVTNPTHYAVALRYQEGKMGAPQVVAKGAALLAQRIRELGEENRVPILEAPPLARALYRHAELGQEIPAKLYTAVAEVLAYIYQLRRYRTYGGTAPETPRELPVPPELDFVREAV
- the fdx gene encoding ISC system 2Fe-2S type ferredoxin, translated to MPQLIVLPHVELCPEGAVIEAKPGVSICDTLLENGIEIEHACEKSCACTTCHVIVREGLESLNEAEELEEDMLDKAWGLEPNSRLSCQTIVDAQDLVIEIPKYTINMVKEGHH
- the hscB gene encoding Fe-S protein assembly co-chaperone HscB, producing the protein MHFDFSKNHFELFGLASAFHIDMERLDLAYREIQTLVHPDKFAHLGEQEKRLSMQWATHVNEAYQTLKKPLSRARYLLHLHGVDTQEESNTAMPAEFLMAQMEWREAIMEAREAQDVADMEQLHNRLRAEMRAQHQELGCLLDEQADYQGASGLVRKLKFMEKLGEEIDGALELMEA
- the hscA gene encoding Fe-S protein assembly chaperone HscA, which codes for MALLQIAEPGMSAAPHQHRLAVGIDLGTTNSLVATVRSALAVVLNDENGRSLLPSVVRYRADGVEVGCHAMHAQATDPQNTIVSVKRFMGRGLSDIADAAHMPYHFVDEPGMVQISTVAGVKSPVEVSAEILKVLRQRAEKSLGGELVGAVITVPAYFDEAQRQATKDAARLAGINVLRLLNEPTAAAVAYGLDNGSEGVFAVFDLGGGTFDISILKLSRGVFEVLSTNGDSALGGDDFDHRIYCWILEQASLSGLNHRDVRLLQTHARAAKEVLTEHEEATITAVLSTGETVDLTLNTEIFASITKSLVSKTLAPTRKALRDAGLSVDDIKGVVMVGGSTRMPIIQHAVGDFFAQEPLNNLDPDKVVALGAAIQANVLAGNRSEDDWLLLDVIPLSLGLETMGGLVEKVIQRNSTIPVARAQEFTTYKDGQTAMSIHVVQGERELVSDCRSLAKFELRGIPPMVAGAARIRVTFQVDADGLLSVTAREQSTGVESSVTVKPSYGLSDEQITGMLQASLTYARDDMLARTLQEARVEGGRLIEAVEAALEEDSHLLKAGEGDKIAAMIEQLRAAIAGDDHRRVTQAVETLNHATESFAARRMDASVNKALTGHKLEELES